Proteins encoded by one window of Mesorhizobium sp. INR15:
- a CDS encoding MoxR family ATPase, with amino-acid sequence MNVDDVKALATRIREEVAKAITGQHDTVDLMLTALFAGGHILLEGPPGTAKTMTARCFAQALGVAYGRIQFTPDLMPGDIVGSNIYNFQTGQFTLTRGPIFCDLLLADEINRTPPKTQAALLEAMQEHAVTFDGTTHALGNNFMVVATQNPIEHQGVYPLPEAQLDRFLFKHRVSYPDATEERAIIVHHGGGTASHDIKQYGIKAQTDRKTLDAALAAVGSVTLVDDVVGYIAALVRATRVSADLEVGASPRAGAMLARAARARAALDGRAYVIPDDVKALAVPALRHRVILSPAAQIDGRLVEQIVSDLVDQTEAPR; translated from the coding sequence GTGAACGTCGATGATGTGAAGGCCCTGGCGACACGGATCAGGGAAGAAGTGGCCAAGGCGATCACCGGGCAACACGATACGGTCGACCTGATGCTGACCGCATTGTTTGCCGGCGGGCATATCCTGCTTGAAGGCCCGCCCGGAACGGCCAAGACGATGACGGCGCGCTGCTTCGCGCAAGCGCTGGGTGTCGCCTATGGACGCATCCAGTTCACACCGGACCTGATGCCCGGCGATATCGTCGGTTCGAACATCTACAATTTCCAGACCGGTCAGTTCACGCTGACCCGCGGGCCGATCTTCTGCGACCTGCTACTCGCCGACGAAATCAACCGCACGCCGCCCAAGACGCAGGCAGCCCTGCTCGAAGCGATGCAGGAACATGCCGTGACCTTCGATGGCACCACCCATGCGCTTGGCAACAATTTCATGGTGGTGGCGACCCAGAATCCGATCGAGCATCAAGGCGTCTATCCGCTGCCCGAGGCCCAACTCGACCGCTTCCTGTTCAAGCATAGGGTCAGCTATCCCGACGCTACGGAAGAGCGTGCGATCATCGTCCATCATGGCGGCGGCACCGCTTCGCACGACATCAAGCAATATGGCATCAAAGCGCAGACCGATCGCAAGACGCTTGATGCGGCGCTTGCCGCCGTTGGTTCCGTCACGCTGGTCGATGATGTCGTTGGTTATATCGCGGCACTCGTACGCGCCACGCGCGTCAGCGCCGATCTGGAAGTTGGCGCCAGTCCACGCGCCGGTGCCATGCTGGCCCGGGCGGCGCGAGCAAGGGCAGCGCTTGACGGCCGCGCCTACGTCATCCCCGACGACGTCAAGGCTCTGGCGGTGCCGGCGCTGCGCCATCGCGTCATCCTGTCGCCGGCTGCCCAGATCGACGGACGGCTGGTCGAACAGATCGTCTCGGACCTCGTCGACCAGACGGAAGCGCCGCGTTGA
- a CDS encoding DUF58 domain-containing protein, translated as MIYPSGRAVWAGVVGAVPAFLVALALPSLWYPGLLWICALLAFLAVDAAAGRGRASLSASLHAPPQVGVGGQFTLHVTARFAGKARALQARVSHDARLAPIGGTGGVLSAGHDGGTLDLRFQALRRGIASFDRLWLRWPGPFGLVWNQVVLPMDNKVAVLPDVSSARDEAITLLQRSALPDGHAQRRAGQGREFEALKDYQPGMGRRMIDWKRSARHGKLLAREFRIEENNNIVLAIDSGRLMCEPVDGVPKVDRAVTAALLSAFIALKGGDMVSLFGFDARPRVSSGAVRGSASFAIIQKRAAEIDYSSEETNFTLALTTLAAKLDRRSLVIVFTDFVDPISAELMLRTVGRLTERHLVLFMMMKDVELETLADMSPASPEDVARAVTAGGLLRERQVVIGRLRLLGAHVLEADHRRLGPALVERYLQLKQGDLL; from the coding sequence TTGATCTATCCGAGCGGCAGAGCTGTCTGGGCAGGCGTGGTAGGGGCGGTTCCGGCTTTCCTCGTCGCTTTGGCACTACCCTCGCTCTGGTATCCCGGCCTGCTGTGGATCTGCGCGTTGCTCGCCTTCCTGGCAGTAGACGCGGCGGCCGGCCGCGGGCGGGCGTCGCTGAGCGCCAGCCTGCATGCGCCGCCGCAAGTTGGCGTCGGTGGCCAGTTCACCTTGCATGTCACTGCCCGGTTTGCCGGCAAGGCACGCGCCTTGCAGGCACGCGTCAGCCATGATGCGCGGCTGGCGCCGATCGGCGGCACCGGAGGCGTGCTGTCTGCGGGGCATGACGGCGGAACGCTCGACCTGCGGTTTCAGGCGCTCCGGCGCGGCATTGCGAGCTTCGACCGTCTATGGCTGCGCTGGCCTGGGCCGTTCGGTCTCGTCTGGAACCAGGTCGTTCTGCCGATGGACAACAAGGTGGCGGTGCTGCCCGATGTCAGCAGCGCCCGCGACGAGGCGATCACCCTTTTGCAGCGCTCCGCCCTGCCCGACGGCCATGCACAGCGCCGCGCCGGCCAGGGCCGGGAATTCGAGGCGCTGAAGGACTATCAGCCTGGCATGGGCCGGCGGATGATCGACTGGAAGCGCAGCGCCCGGCACGGCAAACTGCTGGCCCGTGAATTCCGCATCGAGGAAAACAACAACATCGTGCTGGCCATCGACAGCGGACGGCTGATGTGCGAGCCGGTCGATGGCGTGCCGAAGGTCGACCGGGCGGTCACAGCCGCCCTGCTGTCGGCATTCATCGCCCTGAAGGGCGGCGACATGGTTTCCCTGTTCGGCTTCGATGCGCGGCCCCGCGTCTCCAGCGGCGCGGTGCGTGGCTCCGCCAGCTTCGCCATTATCCAGAAGCGGGCGGCCGAGATCGATTATTCCAGCGAGGAGACCAATTTCACGCTGGCGCTGACGACGCTGGCGGCAAAGCTGGACCGGCGCTCGCTGGTCATCGTCTTCACCGATTTCGTCGACCCGATCAGCGCGGAACTGATGCTGCGCACCGTCGGGCGGCTGACCGAGCGCCATCTGGTGCTGTTCATGATGATGAAGGATGTCGAACTGGAGACGCTGGCTGACATGTCGCCGGCATCGCCCGAAGATGTCGCGCGCGCCGTGACCGCCGGTGGGTTGCTGCGCGAGCGGCAAGTGGTCATTGGGCGTCTGCGGCTGCTTGGTGCGCATGTGCTTGAGGCCGACCACCGCCGGCTTGGCCCGGCACTGGTCGAACGCTATCTGCAGCTTAAACAGGGAGACCTGTTGTGA
- a CDS encoding stage II sporulation protein M, producing MSGPAGNTIVRQSLASFRLERETDWKAFEALLTRVEKRAPRTLSEDELLSLPLLYRSALSSLSVARATSLDNALITYLEALCLRGYFYLYGARRGLRQRIGDFFLRDWPHAIRDLWRETLAAVALTVVGAGAGFWLVASDKGWYDAIIPPSLAGGRNPDTSAEMLRSVLYGGADNEFLSGFAAYLFTHNVQVAILAFALGFAFALPSVLLILMNGCILGALFQIYVSKGLGLELGGWLAIHGTTEMFAIALAGAAGMRIGTSIAFPGDMTRMAAAANAGRVAATAMVGVVIMLLFAGLLEGIGRQTITSDAVRYSVGGGMLAFWVLYFYMFRVVRHGDG from the coding sequence GTGAGCGGGCCGGCCGGCAACACCATCGTCCGTCAGTCGCTGGCCAGCTTCCGGCTGGAGCGCGAGACGGACTGGAAGGCGTTCGAAGCATTGCTGACGCGCGTTGAGAAGCGCGCGCCGCGTACGCTTTCAGAAGACGAGTTGCTGTCGCTCCCGCTGCTCTACCGGTCGGCCCTGTCCTCGCTATCGGTGGCCCGGGCGACATCGCTCGACAATGCGCTGATCACCTATCTCGAAGCGCTCTGCCTGCGCGGCTACTTCTATCTCTATGGCGCACGGCGCGGTTTGCGGCAGCGCATCGGCGATTTCTTCCTGCGCGACTGGCCGCATGCCATTCGCGATCTGTGGCGCGAGACACTGGCTGCGGTCGCCCTGACTGTGGTCGGTGCTGGCGCCGGCTTCTGGCTGGTCGCGTCAGACAAGGGCTGGTACGACGCCATCATTCCACCGAGCCTTGCCGGCGGACGCAATCCAGACACATCCGCCGAGATGCTGCGAAGCGTTCTCTACGGTGGCGCGGATAACGAATTCCTTTCAGGCTTCGCGGCCTATCTTTTCACGCACAATGTGCAGGTGGCGATCCTGGCTTTCGCGCTCGGCTTTGCCTTCGCGCTGCCCAGCGTGCTGCTCATCCTGATGAACGGATGCATACTCGGCGCCCTGTTTCAGATCTATGTGTCGAAAGGGCTGGGCCTCGAACTTGGCGGGTGGCTGGCCATCCACGGCACCACCGAGATGTTCGCCATCGCGCTGGCGGGTGCGGCAGGCATGCGCATCGGCACCAGCATCGCTTTCCCCGGCGACATGACCCGCATGGCGGCAGCCGCGAATGCCGGGCGGGTCGCCGCGACCGCCATGGTCGGCGTGGTGATCATGCTGCTGTTTGCGGGCCTGCTCGAGGGCATCGGCAGGCAGACGATCACCAGCGATGCGGTGCGCTACTCCGTTGGCGGCGGCATGCTGGCGTTCTGGGTCCTCTATTTCTACATGTTTCGCGTGGTGCGGCATGGCGACGGCTAA
- a CDS encoding RDD family protein — MPQTRSLITPEGVDLRVKLATAGTRAAAFLLDVVFIGTAAILITIVALFGLRGLGAGEMEPLFIVWIILIFLLRNAYFIVFEAGRRAATPGKRIVGIRVASRNGTGLSIDQVIARNLMREIEVFLPLSIIAGRGGAGVADTLTTIFGLVWTLMFALFLLFNRDRLRIGDLLAGTWVVEAPKVALVEDLSARQDPVARAFHFNQAQLDTYGIAELHKLEEVLRRDDYFALRAVAETIGRKIGSAPEAHDARPFLTAYYGDLRAHLERKLLLGTRKADKHQR; from the coding sequence GTGCCTCAGACACGGTCGCTGATCACGCCCGAAGGTGTCGATCTCCGCGTCAAGCTGGCCACGGCCGGCACGCGCGCCGCAGCCTTCCTGCTCGATGTGGTGTTCATCGGCACGGCCGCGATCCTCATCACCATTGTTGCGCTGTTCGGGCTGAGAGGCCTTGGCGCCGGTGAGATGGAGCCGTTGTTCATCGTCTGGATCATCCTGATCTTTCTGCTGCGCAACGCCTATTTCATCGTCTTCGAAGCAGGCCGCCGAGCGGCAACGCCCGGCAAGCGCATCGTCGGCATCCGGGTCGCCTCGCGCAACGGCACCGGCCTGTCGATCGACCAGGTCATCGCCCGCAACCTGATGCGCGAGATCGAGGTTTTCCTGCCACTGTCGATTATCGCCGGACGCGGCGGTGCCGGGGTCGCAGACACACTGACGACCATCTTCGGGCTGGTGTGGACGCTGATGTTCGCCCTGTTTCTGCTGTTCAACCGGGATCGCCTGCGCATCGGCGACCTCCTGGCCGGAACCTGGGTGGTCGAAGCGCCAAAGGTGGCACTCGTCGAGGACCTGTCAGCCCGTCAGGATCCGGTGGCGCGTGCGTTCCATTTCAACCAGGCCCAGCTCGATACCTATGGCATCGCCGAATTGCACAAGCTGGAAGAAGTGCTGCGCCGCGACGACTATTTCGCGCTGCGCGCGGTCGCCGAAACGATCGGCCGCAAGATCGGTTCGGCACCGGAAGCGCATGACGCAAGGCCATTCCTCACGGCCTATTACGGGGACCTCAGAGCGCACCTTGAACGAAAACTGCTGCTCGGCACCCGCAAGGCTGACAAGCACCAGCGGTAG
- a CDS encoding D-lyxose/D-mannose family sugar isomerase has translation MKRSTINDIIRDADAFIRSFGYIMPPFAYWSPEQMKASKQSSSAIFSSRLGWDITDYGQGKFDDLGLFLFTVRNGVYADMKKGMGMLYAEKIMISRKDQMSPMHRHNIKAEDIINRGGGKLVLELFMHDRDGGIDPKAEVSVPVDGTIHRLPAGGLLKLDPGESVTLMPGVWHAFWAEGKDVLIGEVSTVNDDVTDNVFRDPIGRFADIDEDTAPLHLLVSDYEKWVG, from the coding sequence ATGAAACGCTCCACCATCAACGACATCATCCGTGACGCCGACGCCTTCATCCGTTCGTTCGGCTACATCATGCCGCCCTTCGCCTACTGGTCGCCAGAACAGATGAAGGCGAGCAAGCAGAGCTCCTCGGCGATTTTCTCCTCGCGGCTCGGCTGGGACATTACCGACTACGGCCAGGGCAAGTTCGATGATCTCGGCCTCTTCCTGTTCACTGTCCGCAATGGCGTCTACGCCGATATGAAGAAGGGCATGGGCATGCTCTATGCCGAAAAGATCATGATCTCGCGCAAGGATCAGATGTCGCCGATGCATCGCCACAACATCAAGGCCGAGGACATCATCAACCGTGGTGGTGGCAAGCTCGTGCTCGAACTGTTCATGCACGATCGCGACGGCGGCATCGACCCCAAGGCCGAAGTGTCGGTGCCTGTCGACGGAACCATCCACAGGCTGCCGGCGGGCGGGCTGCTGAAGCTCGACCCGGGCGAAAGCGTCACCCTTATGCCTGGCGTCTGGCACGCGTTCTGGGCCGAGGGCAAGGATGTGCTGATCGGCGAAGTGTCGACCGTCAACGACGACGTCACCGACAACGTTTTCCGCGACCCGATCGGCCGTTTCGCCGACATCGACGAGGACACAGCACCCTTGCACCTGCTGGTGTCCGATTATGAGAAGTGGGTGGGGTAA
- a CDS encoding D-TA family PLP-dependent enzyme, which translates to MPVIHDLDTPSILIDAARAEANIARAQAHADRQGLKLRPHIKTHKLPYWAKKQVAAGAVGITCQKIGEAEVMADAGLTDIFLPYNILGRAKLERLLALHHRVTMSVTADSMETVEGLAATFSDTGHQLPMLVECDTGMGRCGVQSSAEALALAKQIDKAGGLRFGGLMTYPAAGRAVEAEAWLAEARQALAASGLACERISSGGTPDIWRSSDTSVVTEYRPGTYIYLDRYQVDKGVGTIDDCALTVLSTVVSHPTATRAILDAGSKALSSDTLGLKDFGELLGVAGARVVGLSEEHGTVTLSGDARLRIGERVRVVPDHCCVVTNLFNEVNLVDGDKVLETLPVAARGRMG; encoded by the coding sequence ATGCCTGTTATCCACGACCTTGATACGCCCTCCATCCTGATCGATGCCGCGCGCGCGGAAGCAAACATCGCGCGGGCGCAGGCACATGCCGACCGCCAGGGGCTGAAGCTGCGGCCGCACATCAAGACGCACAAGCTGCCGTACTGGGCGAAGAAGCAGGTGGCGGCCGGCGCCGTCGGCATCACTTGCCAGAAGATCGGGGAGGCTGAAGTCATGGCCGATGCCGGTCTCACCGACATTTTTCTCCCCTATAACATTCTTGGGCGCGCCAAGCTGGAACGGCTGCTGGCCCTACATCACCGAGTGACAATGTCGGTTACGGCGGACAGCATGGAGACGGTCGAGGGACTGGCCGCCACCTTCTCCGATACCGGCCACCAGCTGCCGATGCTGGTCGAGTGCGACACCGGCATGGGCCGCTGCGGCGTGCAGTCGTCGGCGGAGGCGCTGGCGCTGGCAAAACAGATCGACAAGGCCGGCGGTCTTCGCTTCGGCGGCTTGATGACCTATCCCGCGGCAGGCCGCGCCGTGGAGGCCGAGGCCTGGCTTGCAGAGGCTCGCCAGGCGCTGGCCGCCTCGGGCCTGGCCTGCGAACGCATCTCCAGCGGCGGCACGCCTGATATATGGCGCTCCAGCGACACATCCGTCGTCACCGAATATCGCCCCGGCACCTACATCTATCTCGACCGTTACCAGGTCGACAAAGGCGTGGGCACCATCGACGATTGCGCGCTGACCGTGCTGTCGACGGTAGTGAGCCATCCGACAGCGACGCGCGCCATCCTGGATGCCGGCAGCAAGGCGCTGTCCAGCGACACGCTGGGCCTCAAGGATTTCGGCGAGTTGCTTGGCGTTGCCGGGGCACGGGTGGTCGGGCTCAGCGAGGAGCACGGCACAGTGACGCTGTCGGGCGATGCCAGGTTGCGCATCGGCGAGCGCGTCCGCGTCGTGCCCGATCATTGCTGCGTCGTCACCAACCTGTTCAATGAGGTCAACCTGGTCGACGGCGACAAGGTGCTGGAAACGCTGCCGGTAGCGGCGCGCGGCAGGATGGGGTGA
- a CDS encoding heme ABC transporter permease, with protein MSDTRSVPTGWMDLANPTRFVALADRIVPWLAAVAALVLAVGLYMSFTAPEDFQQGITVRIMYIHVPFAWLAMMCYTLMAVSALGTLVWRHPLADVALKSAAPIGAVFTALALVTGSIWGKPMWGTWWVWDARLTSVFVLFLMYLGIIALTRALDDVGRAAWAAAIITLVGFINIPIIKFSVDWWNTLHQPASVFRLGGPTIDPSLLWPLLVMAVGFTVLFFALHLTAMRTEIRRRRVTAMRRVAARQAERS; from the coding sequence ATGAGCGACACACGGTCAGTCCCGACAGGATGGATGGATCTTGCCAACCCGACGCGCTTCGTCGCGCTGGCGGACAGGATCGTGCCATGGCTTGCGGCTGTTGCGGCGCTTGTCCTCGCCGTCGGCCTCTATATGAGTTTCACCGCGCCTGAGGATTTCCAGCAAGGCATCACTGTTCGCATCATGTACATCCATGTGCCGTTCGCCTGGCTGGCCATGATGTGCTACACGCTGATGGCGGTTTCGGCACTGGGGACACTGGTCTGGCGCCATCCGCTGGCGGATGTCGCGCTCAAGTCCGCGGCCCCCATTGGAGCGGTATTCACCGCCCTGGCGCTGGTCACCGGTTCGATCTGGGGCAAGCCGATGTGGGGCACCTGGTGGGTTTGGGACGCGCGGCTGACCTCTGTCTTCGTGCTGTTCCTGATGTATCTCGGTATCATTGCGCTGACCCGGGCACTGGATGATGTCGGGCGTGCTGCCTGGGCCGCCGCCATCATCACGCTGGTCGGCTTCATCAACATTCCGATCATCAAGTTCTCGGTCGACTGGTGGAACACGTTGCATCAGCCGGCGTCGGTGTTCCGGCTCGGCGGGCCGACTATTGACCCCAGCCTGCTATGGCCGTTGCTGGTGATGGCTGTCGGCTTTACCGTGCTGTTTTTCGCACTGCATCTGACCGCGATGCGCACCGAGATACGCCGCCGCCGCGTCACCGCCATGCGCCGCGTCGCAGCCCGGCAAGCCGAGCGCTCTTAA
- a CDS encoding glucan ABC transporter ATP-binding protein/ permease, whose translation MTLLQIYWRALGYLAADRKRVALICSANVALAIVALLEPIMFGRVIGAISERGSVFTTLIMWAGLGAFNIVAFVMVARGADRFAHARRSEVLCQSFERVITMPLAWHHQHGTSNALHTMLRAVETLFSLWLEFMRQHLSTAVALVLLVPTAISMDLRMSLVLLGLGLLYVGIGRMVMRRTKAGQAAVERHYHQVFAHVTDSVSNVAVLQSYNRLGHEAETLKRYVKNLLDAQNPVLDWWALANALHRLSSAISMLIVLSIGSYLVTHGQLRIGDVIAFTGFATMLIARLDQMSAFANQISEARAKLQDFYQLEDSAAEAAEPEGLRDLVNVTGHIRFENVGFEFANSGQGIDDVSFEVQAGQTVAIVGPTGAGKTTLINLLQRVFTPSSGRILIDGIDTRSVTRKSLRHSIATVFQDAGLLNRSIEDNIRVGRADASYDEVHAAANAAAAQDFILSKSSGYDTVVGERGGQLSGGERQRIAIARAVLKDAPILVLDEATSALDVETEDRVKEAIDELRRDRTTFIIAHRLTTVRDADLVVFMDKGRVVEMGGFAELSMRNGRFASLLRAGGLLNDEEVRRLSRSVQQQGEAA comes from the coding sequence GTGACCCTTCTGCAAATCTACTGGAGAGCGCTCGGTTATCTGGCCGCCGACAGGAAGCGTGTCGCGCTGATCTGCTCGGCCAACGTCGCCCTCGCCATTGTAGCGCTTCTTGAGCCGATCATGTTCGGTCGCGTCATTGGCGCGATCTCCGAGCGCGGCTCCGTCTTCACGACGCTGATCATGTGGGCCGGTCTCGGTGCATTCAACATCGTTGCTTTCGTCATGGTGGCGCGCGGCGCCGACCGCTTTGCCCATGCGCGCCGCAGCGAAGTTCTGTGCCAGTCCTTCGAGCGCGTCATAACAATGCCGCTCGCCTGGCACCATCAGCACGGCACGTCGAATGCATTGCACACGATGCTGCGCGCTGTTGAAACCCTGTTCAGCCTCTGGCTCGAATTCATGCGCCAGCACCTTTCCACGGCTGTCGCCCTGGTGCTGCTGGTCCCAACCGCGATCAGCATGGACCTGCGCATGTCGCTGGTCCTGCTCGGTCTCGGACTGCTCTATGTCGGCATCGGCCGGATGGTCATGCGCCGCACCAAGGCGGGCCAGGCGGCGGTGGAGCGCCACTATCATCAGGTCTTCGCTCACGTAACGGACTCGGTCAGCAACGTCGCGGTTCTGCAGAGCTACAACCGTCTTGGTCACGAAGCCGAGACGCTGAAGCGCTACGTGAAGAACCTGCTCGACGCCCAGAACCCGGTGCTTGACTGGTGGGCGCTGGCCAATGCCTTGCACCGTCTGTCATCGGCAATCTCGATGCTCATCGTGTTGTCGATCGGATCTTATCTCGTGACACATGGCCAGCTGCGTATCGGCGATGTCATCGCCTTCACCGGCTTTGCCACGATGCTGATCGCTCGTCTCGACCAGATGTCGGCTTTCGCCAACCAGATTTCCGAGGCACGCGCCAAGCTCCAGGATTTCTACCAGCTCGAGGACTCCGCCGCCGAAGCAGCCGAGCCGGAGGGCCTGCGCGATCTCGTCAACGTCACCGGTCATATCCGCTTCGAGAATGTCGGCTTCGAATTCGCCAATTCGGGTCAGGGTATCGACGACGTGTCGTTCGAGGTTCAGGCCGGCCAGACCGTCGCCATTGTCGGCCCGACCGGCGCTGGAAAGACGACGCTCATCAATCTCTTGCAGCGCGTCTTCACGCCGTCCAGCGGCCGTATCCTGATCGACGGCATCGACACCCGCAGCGTGACCCGCAAGTCGCTGCGCCACTCAATCGCCACTGTGTTCCAGGACGCCGGGCTGCTCAACCGTTCGATCGAGGACAACATCCGTGTTGGCCGCGCCGATGCGAGCTATGACGAAGTCCATGCCGCCGCCAACGCGGCTGCCGCGCAGGACTTCATCCTGTCGAAGAGCAGCGGCTACGACACGGTTGTCGGCGAACGCGGCGGCCAGCTGTCGGGTGGCGAGCGCCAGCGCATCGCCATTGCCCGCGCCGTGCTCAAGGATGCGCCGATCCTGGTTCTTGACGAAGCGACCAGCGCGCTCGACGTCGAGACCGAGGACCGCGTCAAGGAAGCGATCGACGAGTTGCGTCGCGACCGCACGACCTTCATCATCGCCCACCGCCTGACCACCGTTCGCGACGCCGATCTGGTCGTGTTCATGGACAAGGGCAGGGTGGTCGAAATGGGCGGCTTCGCCGAACTGTCGATGCGCAATGGCCGTTTTGCCAGCCTGCTGCGCGCCGGCGGCCTGCTGAACGACGAAGAGGTTCGCCGCCTCAGCCGTTCCGTGCAGCAGCAGGGCGAGGCTGCCTGA